The proteins below are encoded in one region of Saccopteryx leptura isolate mSacLep1 chromosome 1, mSacLep1_pri_phased_curated, whole genome shotgun sequence:
- the CACNA1S gene encoding voltage-dependent L-type calcium channel subunit alpha-1S, producing the protein MEPSSPQDEGLRKKQSKKPAPEILPRPPRALLCLTLENPVRKACISIVEWKPFETIILLTIFANCVALAVYLPMPEDDNNALNIGLEKLEYFFLIVFSIEASMKIIAYGFLFHQDAYLRSGWNVLDFIIVFLGVFTVILEQVNVIQSNTAPLSSKGAGLDVKALRAFRVLRPLRLVSGVPSLQVVLNSIFKAMLPLFHIALLVLFMVIIYAIIGLELFKGKMHKTCYYVGTDILATVENEKPSPCARTGSGRPCTINGSECRGGWPGPNHGITHFDNFGFSMLTVYQCITMEGWTDVLYWVNDAIGNEWPWIYFVTLILLGSFFILNLVLGVLSGEFTKEREKAKSRGTFQKLREKQQLDEDLRGYMSWITQGEVMDVEDLREGKLSLDEGGSDTESLYEIEGLNKIIQFVRHWRQWNRVFRWRCHDLVKSRAFYWLVILIVALNTLSIASEHHDQPLWLTHLQDVANRVLLALFTLEMLMKMYGLGLRQYFMSVFNRFDCFVVCSGVLEILLVESGAMSPLGISVLRCIRLLRLFKITRYWTSLSNLVASLLNSIRSIASLLLLLFLFIIIFALLGMQLFGGRYDFEDTEVRRSNFDNFPQALISVFQVLTGEDWNSVMYNGIMAYGGPSYPGMLVCIYFIILFVCGNYILLNVFLAIAVDNLAEAESLTSAQKAKAEERKRRKMSKSLPSRPEEEKSVMAKKLEQKPKGEGIPTTAKLKVDEFESNVNEVKDPYPSADFPGDDEEDEPEVPVSPRPRPLAELQLKEKAVPIPEASSFFIFSPTNKIRVLCHRIVNATWFTNFILLFIMLSSAALAAEDPIRAESMRNQILGYFDIAFTSVFTVEIVLKMTTFGAFLHKGSFCRNYFNILDLLVVAVSLISMGLKSSSISVVKILRVLRVLRPLRAINRAKGLKHVVQCVFVAIRTIGNIVLVTTLLQFMFACIGVQLFKGKFFSCNDLSKMTEEECRGYYYVYQDGDPTQVELRRREWTHNDFHFDNVLSAMMSLFTVSTFEGWPQLLYKAIDSYEEDKGPVYNNRVEMAIFFIIYIILIAFFMMNIFVGFVIVTFQEQGETEYKNCELDKNQRQCVQYALKARPLRCYIPKNPYQYQVWYVVTSSYFEYLMFALIMLNTICLGMQHYNQSEQMNHISDVLNVAFTIIFTLEMVLKLMAFKARGYFGDPWNVFDFLIVIGSIIDVILSEIDTFLASSGGLYCLGGGCGNVDPDESARISSAFFRLFRVMRLIKLLSRAEGVRTLLWTFIKSFQALPYVALLIVMLFFIYAVIGMQMFGKIALVDGTQINRNNNFQTFPQAVLLLFRCATGEAWQEVLLASSYGKLCDPESDYAPGEEYTCGTNFAYYYFISFYMLCAFLIINLFVAVIMDNFDYLTRDWSILGPHHLDEFKAIWAEYDPEATGRIKHLDVVTLLRRIQPPLGFGKFCPHRVACKRLVGMNMPLNSDGTVTFNATLFALVRTALKIKTEGNFEQANEELRAIIKKIWKRTSMKLLDQVIPPIGDDEVTVGKFYATFLIQEHFRKFMKRQEEYYGYRPKKDTVQIQAGLRTIEEEAAPEIRRTISGDLTAEEELERAMVEAAMEEGIFRRTGGLFGQVDNFLDRANSLAPVMANQRPLQFSEIEMEELESPVFLEDFPQEPTTNPLAHANTNNANANANIAMGNSNHSNSWVFSSVRYERESPEETEMSAARGGALGLSPLCPREGPCSKSCMDKQGQLTQRAVSRARAPRAPLQHPRAEHPMPEASRSPSPGSPPKEAPHCSRTPERPSPYLSPASTRLIKEALLRGGLDTLAADAGFVMATGQALAEACWMEPEEVEVAATELLRRRETPEGTASALGSPSLRSSLGSLYQHQGSQETLIPPRP; encoded by the exons ATGGAGCCGTCCTCCCCCCAGGATGAGGGCCTGCGGAAGAAGCAGTCCAAGAAGCCTGCCCCTGAGATTCTGCCCAGGCCCCCCCGGGCCTTGCTGTGTTTGACCCTGGAGAACCCAGTGCGGAAGGCCTGCATCAGCATCGTGGAGTGGAA ACCCTTCGAGACTATCATCTTACTGACCATCTTCGCCAACTGCGTGGCCCTGGCCGTGTACCTGCCCATGCCAGAGGATGACAACAATGCCTTGAACATTGGCCTG GAGAAGCTGGAGTATTTCTTCCTTATCGTCTTCTCAATCGAAGCTTCCATGAAGATCATCGCCTATGGCTTCCTCTTCCACCAGGACGCCTACCTGCGCAGCGGCTGGAATGTGCTCGACTTCATCATTGTCTTCCTGGG GGTCTTCACAGTGATCCTGGAGCAGGTCAACGTCATCCAAAGCAACACAGCCCCACTGAGCAGCAAAGGGGCGGGCCTGGACGTCAAGGCGCTGAGAGCCTTCCGCGTGCTCAGACCCCTCCGGCTGGTGTCGGGGGTACCCA GCCTGCAGGTGGTCCTCAACTCCATCTTCAAGGCCATGCTGCCCCTGTTCCACATCGCCCTGCTGGTCCTCTTCATGGTCATCATCTATGCCATCATCGGGCTGGAACTCTTCAAGGGCAAGATGCACAAGACCTGCTACTACGTCGGAACCG ACATCCTGGCCACCGTGGAGAACGAGAAGCCCTCGCCCTGCGCCAGGACAGGCTCGGGCCGCCCCTGCACCATCAATGGCAGCGAATGCCGGGGtggctggccagggcccaaccatGGCATCACCCACTTCGACAACTTCGGCTTCTCCATGCTCACCGTGTACCAGTGCATCACCATGGAGGGCTGGACTGACGTCCTTTACTGG GTCAACGATGCCATCGGGAACGAGTGGCCCTGGATCTACTTTGTCACCCTCATCCTGCTGGGGTCCTTCTTCATCCTCAACCTGGTGCTGGGCGTCCTGAGCGG GGAGTTCACCAAAGAGCGGGAGAAGGCCAAGTCCAGGGGCACCTTCCAGAAACTGCGGGAGAAGCAGCAGCTAGACGAGGACCTCCGGGGCTACATGAGCTGGATCACACAGGGCGAGGTCATGGACGTGGAGGACTTGAGAGAAG GAAAGCTGTCATTGGACGAAGGTGGCTCTGACACGGAGAGCTTGTATGAGATCGAGGGCTTGAACAAAATCATCCAGTTTGT CCGACACTGGAGGCAATGGAACCGCGTCTTCCGCTGGAGATGCCATGACCTGGTCAAGTCCAGAGCCTTCTACTGGCTGGTGATCCTGATTGTGGCCCTCAACACCCTGTCCATCGCTTCCGAGCACCACGATCAGCCTCTGTGGCTGACCCACTTGCAAG ACGTAGCCAACCGGGTGCTGCTGGCCCTCTTTACCCTGGAGATGCTGATGAAGATGTACGGGCTGGGCCTGCGGCAGTATTTCATGTCCGTCTTCAACCGCTTCGACTGCTTCGTGGTGTGCAGCGGCGTGCTGGAGATCCTGCTGGTGGAGTCAGGCGCCATGAGCCCCCTGGGCATCTCTGTGCTGCGCTGCATCCGGCTCCTGAGGCTCTTCAAGATCACCAG GTATTGGACATCGCTGAGCAACCTGGTGGCATCCCTGCTCAACTCCATCCGCTCCATCGCCtcgttgctgctgctgcttttcctcttcatcatcatcttcGCCCTGCTGGGCATGCAGCTCTTCGGGGGCAGGTATGACTTCGAGGACACCGAGGTGCGCCGCAGCAACTTCGACAACTTCCCGCAGGCCCTCATCAGTGTCTTCCAG GTCCTGACAGGCGAGGACTGGAACTCCGTGATGTACAATGGAATCATGGCCTACGGTGGGCCCTCTTACCCCGGCATGCTCGTGTGCATTTATTTCATCATCCTCTTTGTCTGTGGCAACT ATATTCTGCTCAACGTCTTCCTGGCCATCGCTGTGGACAACCTGGCCGAGGCGGAGAGCCTGACTTCTGCCCAGAAGGCCAAGGCTGAGGAGAGAAAACGCCGGAAGATGTCTAA GAGTCTCCCCAGCAGGCCCGAGGAGGAGAAGTCAGTGATGGCCAAGAAGCTGGAACAGAAGCCCAAGGGCGAGGGCATCCCCACTACGGCCAAG CTAAAAGTCGATGAATTTGAGTCTAACGTCAACGAGGTGAAGGACCCCTACCCCTCAGCTGACTTCCCAG gggATGATGAAGAAGATGAGCCCGAGGTCCCAGTGAGCCCCCGGCCACGGCCCCTGGCTGAGCTGCAGCTGAAGGAGAAGGCAGTGCCCATCCCAGAAGCCAGCTCCTTCTTCATCTTCAGCCCTACCAACAA GATCCGCGTCCTATGTCACCGGATCGTCAATGCCACCTGGTTCACCAACTTCATCCTGCTCTTCATCATGCTCAGCAGCGCCGCGCTGGCCGCCGAGGACCCCATCCGGGCGGAGTCCATGAGAAATCAG ATCCTTGGGTATTTTGACATTGCATTCACCTCTGTCTTCACTGTGGAGATTGTTCTTAAG aTGACGACCTTCGGCGCTTTCCTGCACAAGGGCTCCTTCTGCCGCAACTACTTCAACATCCTGGACCTGCTGGTGGTGGCCGTGTCCCTCATCTCCATGGGACTCAA GTCCAGCTCCATCTCCGTGGTGAAGATCCTGAGGGTGCTCAGGGTGCTCCGACCCCTGCGAGCCATCAACAGAGCCAAAGGGCTCAAG CACGTGGTGCAGTGCGTGTTTGTGGCCATCCGCACCATCGGCAACATTGTCCTGGTCACCACGCTCCTGCAGTTCATGTTCGCCTGCATCGGGGTCCAGCTCTTCAAG GGGAAGTTCTTCAGCTGCAATGACTTGTCCAAGATGACAGAGGAGGAGTGCAG GGGCTACTACTACGTATACCAGGACGGGGACCCCACACAAGTGGAGCTGCGCCGCCGTGAGTGGACTCACAACGACTTCCACTTTGACAACGTGCTGTCAGCCATGATGTCCCTGTTCACCGTCTCCACCTTTGAGGGGTGGCCGCA gctCCTGTACAAGGCTATCGACTCTTACGAGGAGGACAAGGGCCCCGTCTACAACAACCGGGTGGAGAtggccatcttcttcatcatctACATCATCCTCATCGCCTTCTTCATGATGAACATCTTCGTGGGCTTTGTCATTGTCACCTTCCAGGAGCAGGGCGAGACCGAGTACAAGAACTGTGAGCTGGACAAGAACCAG CGCCAGTGTGTCCAGTATGCCCTGAAGGCCCGCCCACTGAGATGCTACATCCCCAAGAACCCGTACCAGTACCAGGTGTGGTACGTGGTCACTTCTTCCTACTTTGAGTACCTGATGTTTGCACTCATCATGCTCAACACTATCTGCCTGGGCATGCAG CACTACAATCAGTCCGAGCAGATGAACCACATCTCAGACGTCCTCAATGTGGCCTTCACCATCATCTTCACCCTGGAGATGGTCCTCAAGCTCATGGCATTTAAGGCCCGG GgctattttggggacccctggaatgtGTTTGACTTTCTGATCGTCATTGGCAGCATCATCGACGTCATCCTCAGCGAGATCGAC ACTTTCCTGGCCTCCAGCGGGGGACTGTATTGCCTGGGTGGAGGCTGCGGGAACGTT GACCCTGACGAGAGCGCCCGCATCTCCAGCGCCTTCTTCCGCCTGTTCCGCGTCATGAGGCTGATCAAGCTGCTGAGCCGGGCGGAGGGCGTGCGCACTTTGCTGTGGACGTTCATCAAGTCCTTCCAG gccctgccctaCGTGGCTCTGCTCATCGTCATGCTGTTCTTCATCTACGCGGTCATCGGCATGCAG ATGTTCGGAAAGATCGCCCTGGTGGACGGGACCCAAATCAACCGGAACAACAACTTCCAGACCTTCCCACAGGCCGTGCTGCTGCTCTTCAG GTGTGCGACAGGGGAGGCATGGCAGGAGGTCCTGTTGGCCAGCAGTTACGGGAAGCTGTGTGACCCCGAGTCTGACTATGCGCCGGGAGAGGAGTACACTTGTGGCACCAACTTCGCCTACTACTACTTCATCAGCTTCTACATGCTCTGTGCCTTCCTG ATCATCAACCTCTTTGTGGCTGTCATCATGGATAACTTTGACTACCTCACACGGGACTGGTCCATCCTGGGCCCTCATCACCTGGACGAGTTCAAGGCCATCTGGGCAGAGTACGACCCGGAGGCCAC GGGCAGAATCAAACACCTGGATGTGGTGACCCTGCTGCGGAGGATCCAGCCCCCACTGGGCTTCGGGAAGTTCTGCCCGCACCGGGTCGCGTGTAAG cGGCTTGTGGGCATGAACATGCCCCTGAACAGCGACGGCACGGTCACCTTCAATGCCACTCTCTTCGCCCTGGTCCGCACAGCCCTCAAGATCAAGACAGAAG GTAACTTTGAGCAAGCCAATGAGGAGCTGAGGGCCATCATCAAGAAGATCTGGAAGAGAACCAGCATGAAGCTGCTGGACCAGGTCATCCCTCCGATAGGAG ATGACGAGGTGACAGTAGGCAAGTTCTACGCCACCTTCCTCATCCAAGAACACTTCCGCAAGTTCATGAAGCGTCAGGAGGAGTATTATGGGTATCGGCCCAAGAAAGACACCGTGCAGATTCAG GCCGGGCTGCGGACCATTGAGGAGGAGGCAGCACCTGAGATCCGCCGGACCATCTCAGGAGACTTGACAgcagaagaggagctggagagAGCCATGGTGGAGGCCGCCATGGAGGAAGGGATATTCAGG AGGACTGGAGGCCTGTTTGGCCAAGTGGACAACTTCCTGGACAGGGCCAACTCCTTGGCCCCTGTCATGGCCAACCAGAGACCCCTCCAGTTTTCCGAGATAGAGATGGAGGAGCTGGAATCGCCTGTCTTCTTGGAGGACTTCCCTCAAGAACCCACCACCAACccccttgctcatgccaacaCCAACAATGCCAATGCCAATGCCAACATTGCTATGGGCAACAGCAACCATAGCAACAGCTGGGTGTTTTCCAG TGTCCGCTATGAGAGGGAGTCCCCTGAAGAGACAGAGATGTCCGCAGCCAGAGGG